The genomic window GATAACTACTACGGTGATGAATTAAACCGAATGATAAATTATCTGCATAAATACCCTGTTGAGGTTGTCGTTCTTTGTCCAGATGTGGAAACAATAAAAGAAAGGGAACGATACAGGGAGAAAACAGGCTATTCCGGCTTTACGGTTGAAACCTTATACGATACATTTATGCAGACAACACCACGGATCGGCTTTTGGCTGGACAATTCCAATCAAACACCACAGCAGACAGCAGAAACCATTCTGAACACCAGGAAGCCGGTATGATTGTTACATATAAGGGGAAGAAAAATTTCTTTTAAGTACTTTCTTTCCTAAAACTGATGTGATATAATAGCTTCATTCCAGAAAAGGAGTAAAAAATATGCGGCAAGGTATTCTTAAATAAAACTATAATCAAATAGTGGGAACAAAGAATTATGATAGCTCCTTTTGTGGGGGCTTGGTTTTTTGTACCCAATTTAAAAATACTTTTGCCTTATCAATTTTGACATATTCAAAAAAC from Anaerotignum faecicola includes these protein-coding regions:
- a CDS encoding ATP-binding protein: MKQKIYLITGLMASGKSTVSDLLAKSIEKCVHLRGDVFRKMIISGRENMSATPSAEAVRQLYLRYKLTADAARSYFDNGFSVVIQDNYYGDELNRMINYLHKYPVEVVVLCPDVETIKERERYREKTGYSGFTVETLYDTFMQTTPRIGFWLDNSNQTPQQTAETILNTRKPV